The Macadamia integrifolia cultivar HAES 741 unplaced genomic scaffold, SCU_Mint_v3 scaffold2663, whole genome shotgun sequence region CAACTCACTTTGATACTATTTCACAGTAACCACCCTAAAGCTCGAGTTTCAGGGTAAAAAGGTCATTTCCAAGGTCATAAGCTCAACAATCGCACACTACCCATTAATTGATGTAGGACTAAAACTTACCACCTGTTTAGGTGTATCAATGGGCTAACCAATCAATTACCTGATGGGCCCTAAATGTATCTATCAATCCAATAACTAAGAATACTACAAAGTTGATATAAACAAGCAAGCAATGCTAATAATGCAAGGAAAGTGATGATCGACCCCTCTTATTAATTAACAGCCACCAGTAAAGGAGGCAGAATATATAACAAAGGCATTTGCCACCCCCACATGTTTATTATCAAATCTAGAAAATGGCCACAGGAGTGGAACAtttctaatttcttttttagggttttacagAAGAGAGAACACTAGTACATAAGCCTTGATAATGGCTTTTCAAGTGAAAACTATAAGCAGTACTACTATCACTACCAGAAGAAATTATTGATGTGAGATGAAGCCTCTGTGTCATCCATATCATGTGAGGGAGAATGGATATGTCTCCCTTCATATGTCGTGATCACCATCCGTGGGTCCTCGGCGAATCGCTCAACTCGTTTCTTGACACGACAATTGTCTTGGGTACAGCGGTAGTAACTCCTGCAATAAACTCAGTTACAAGAAATATTATTAGTAGAGGTCACTATGACCTTTCCCAGACCCCATAATGGGAGAGCCTCGGGCATTAGatacgtcttttttttttttttttttttttgtcagggTCTTCCAATAAGAGTAAGTACTTTCTACTttaagtgataaaaaaaaacattcttTACTAAGACCATAATTACCAGTTTGTGAATGACTGAACTGAATATGGAACCCAATCAAGTAGAGAAAGAACTAAGGATAGATTATTAGGAGATGAGGAGATTCAGTGCATCAAGTAGATCAGATGAAATcattataagaaaaataattacaCAGAATAGACAAGAAAATTCTCTAAATGGGTATGCCTCTGAACTTGTCATTCTAGCTAAATGTGTTCAATGAACAtttccaaaaggaaaaggacTTACAAAAGAAGCTAACATGAGGCCCATAGGAGTCTAGAGGTCTTATCTGAATTACTTGCatccttcctctttctctctaagAAAAGATAACCTTACATGCCACATTGAAGTAATTGTTTGAAATCCCACTCTAGCCCCTTCCCTTCAGGTCTTTATCTTCATTGTCATCTATCTATACTTATTGGGGCCAACTCCAAATGAGCTAAGGTGGATTCTACTCTGACTTAGTGAGAACTCTTTCTTTAGATTTTGGGGTAAAACTAATTTGTTTATCCAAAACTAAACTCATCAAAGCCTTATTCCAACTCTTCCAGTTCTTTTAGTACTGTCCAGTCTCAAGCCCCAGGTTAAGCATGTGATTATTTAACCAGCATGATTACTGCTCAAAGACAAACCTTTAACATGGATGCTTTATCTCTCAAGTATATGATTACTTCCTTGAATTTCAAGTATCTAAATTCATGTTGAAGTGCTATCCCTTACCAAAAGAATTAGTTTTGACTGAATTGAATATTAAAGGTGTAAAGTATAGGGAAAATGGTTCCTACATGCCCATTGTAGGAATCCATTCATAGTGGCCCACCATTCTTTGACAAAGTGGGCAGTTGATATAGtaattctgaccattggatggagAAAAGATAgtcttcaaatttcaaagcctaattcaattaaatatcaTCACATGTACTGGCATTCTTCCCCATATATGCCGTTGATGCCTGAAGTATTCCATCCATCATTGTGTGCATTCTCTTACAGCCCTAGATTTTTAAAGCTTTGTTAAACATAATAAACTCTAACATGGCCGAAACTTTATATGCAAATAGGGGACTTAGGGATATACTATTTCTTAAAATATGGGTCTCATATCTAAACTGCTATACAGTAATTATTAGCAATTAAAATGACCGTGTCTGGAAAGGCTCCTACCATGGGCATGCAGGAACCGGACTCTTGTAAAGTTTGTTAGGAGCAAATATGATGGAAGAGTAAAccaaaatcaagaaagaaatggtcaacaaaaatacacaaGGAGCAATCATGGTCTATTGAGGAGGCCCACACTCACGGGAGAAGATGAGCACACAAAGCTTCTTGTCCAAAAGAAAATCATACACGTCCAATACCAAGATGaataaaaacagaattttcccAATCCTAAATTCCTAGTCCCTgtttttcttaagaaaaaaacaaaccCTAATCCTTGACATCCTAACTACCGGCAATCCaccctcagaaaaaaaaaaaaaaaaaggtgacaaTAAACAGTGGATTAAATTTTCCTTAACCGATGGtaaagagagaatttcttcactATTGGTGATTTGATCCTATGAAGAATGAATGTCATCATTAACTACCACTTCCCATTGTATGAGGTCAAAGATATCCTTTTCTAAAGGACAAATGGTTTGAGACTAGTGCAATTGAGCCTAGTCCTGAAGGTTTTGAGTTCGAGAACTCTTAGTCCTCATATGATTTTGAATCTCTCCTTCCCCATAAAAAGAAAGATAGTCCAATCAGAGGACAAAGTCTGGTAGATGAAGAGAAACTGAGTCCATAAGCAGTTGTGATTGCCCAAGATTTATATACAACTTCCTATCACCctttaaaccccccccccctcccaaccCACTTCCATGGTGAAGGGGTGAGATTCAGTCCCAAGACTTGGCTTGGCATGGCAAGAACCAGCCAAGGCCTTTACATACCAATAATCGGTATCTGTTCAAATGAATAAGCTACAACATTAACTCTCtattaatttctattttgttcCATGCTATATATAGCTATTATAGGTTTCATGAAATGCAGTTTTTTCCAGTTTTTACATTTGAAAGTTTTGGTAATTATCTAATACCAGATAATTTTAGATTCCAAACGCATTCTATTTCTTCCTTGGGAAACTTTTCAATTGAAGCTTGGTTGAGATTTCTTAGACCCACTAGCCCTTAGAGGGCAATCTTAGTTACTATGATGTTAACAAGTAGTCAAaatttttctacccaaaaaaaaaaaaaaaaaaaaaaaaaaaaaaaaagagagaaaaaaaaggtcaaaatttCAACTTTGTCCAAAGTCATATCTATGACATTTATTCAAAGAATCAGACATTTGGATACAAATTTAACTAGGAGTGCAAGTTGGCCCATCAAGCCCGAGCCCAACCAAGCTCATCCAAGAGTTGATTGGCCCTGGGCCTCAGCCAGCGGGCTGGGATTCTAGGCCCAGGGTTGAGTCAGGCCAGGCTGACTAAAGCTGACTAGCTTGCCCTGAGCCCGAGAGGGCCTGGGCCAGGCCTTACTCTGAGCTCaaccttgtatatatatatatatataaatatataattacattATACATGATACATAGTGGCAGCCCAGATCAAGTAGTTGCGAGCTGGGCTGGGTTGGCTGGGCTAAGTTAAAGGGACCTTAAAACCCAGCCCATCCTGGCCCGCTTGAACCCCTAAATTCAACTATTGATATATCTGCTCTgatattaatttaaaattatcTAATAAAATACATTTGCTGTATGTGGATAAGGGAAATTGCCAATGCAGCCCCAACTAGATAAGCTTATCAGATTGGCATATATTATTTTCTAAGTGGCAGGAGGATGCAGCGATTCCTCCTCTTTAAATGAAAGGGAAACTATATTtgtcatgtgtcaaattttaaaCTCAAGTTCAATGAAATACCTTCCCGTATATGTCCATAGAATCATGTGTTTTTCAATAAGCATTATTGTATTGGCATACAACCTCCCGTAGTCCTCCTATAGActtggattttcaaagctttttACCACTTGATCAATTACAAATTTGACAAACTTGATAGGTAGGCAGCAGACCTTGAGTTCTACCTGACTAAAAAATTTGGGCTTCATCGAAGATAACTCTAATAGATATTTGGCCGACAATAAGCTTTTTAGTTGGGAAAACAAGATAAacttatatatatttaaaaaaaaattatataccaaaaaatagatatatatttatcatttttataatattttgtttttaagaatatatttattatattatgaATGTTATTTGATTAGAGACATATGAACCCTTTACAAAGTTGAGCCTCAGATGCTTGACTTGAATATTGTTGAAATATAAGATCTAATTCAGACAACAAACATACTATCTTTTTCTTCCCAAATTCACTTCATTCACAACCCTAATCTTAGATATCTTCATTATTGATAGTTCAATCATTCTTTTGCATAACATGATACTATATAATGCTGTGTTAAAAGTAATAATTTAGCACTAGGAGATAGAAGCATGAATCAAGCTTAAAAGGCTAGATTAAACACTAAAAAGTTCTTGAATAATAAAAACAATGTAGTACCATAAATACATGCAAACACAAGCATAAACTGAATTAGCATGACATACCATTTTTAGTTAAACATTTTATTCAACACctaaaaatcaaacaaatatcaaataaaatccttaaaaaaaaaaaaaaaaatgacaaaaaatgaatatttttaaAAACTTAAACATGTCATCATACCTCCTGTGAGATGCAAACATTCTACTCAGCTAACATGTACTTGATCCCAGAATATGCTATCAACTTAAAATTACAATTGTGAAACTAGCTTAGAATATTAATAGtaattagaaaaataataataacaatctAAAAACCCATGGGGAATGGATaaggggggaaaagaaaagatcatCCATTGTACTGAGGGagcagctttttttttttttttgggggggtggggggtgaggGTGGTGCTAACCGTGCTATACAATCCCCAAAGCATGGTTCTGCTAGATTAAAAACCTCTCACAAAAGTGATCTTGAGTCCCTTCATTCCAAAAGGTTCATGAAGCTTCATACCATTGTCAGTTTACAAAATCATTTTCAGGCCCAGTTCTCATAAAAAAACAAGCAAAGCACATCTCCCATCAAATACTTGCTGTCCTAGAGGATCATCAACCATGCACAATGCACTCATCCCTGCAAACCCGTACTAGAGGATATCTCTactaacactttttttttttgatgaaaggATATCTCTACCAACACAGTCAACACAATAAAGTGCTATAACCTATGGGTGCTCAGCCTTGAAAATGGTAAAAGAGGTCTGTCATGTCTACCAAAGAAACTCAGTGAGACTGTGACTATGCATGCTGTAGTACCTGTACCTAAGGTTCTCAAATTCCACTGCCAAACTAAGTGGACTGTACCTTGTGGACCCAAACTATCACTTATAAGTTAAAAATAATTTCATTGATGGTTAGTTCTTTATCATCATATGTCCACAACCTTGGAAAACATTCTCTTAGATGTTATAATCAAACTCTGTAGTGTGAAATTATAATGTGTGTTTATGGAACTAAAACTAATACTTACATATAGTTTTCAAATGTTAATATCTCTCAGGACTGAGAATGACATTTATAGGGAAGAAACCTAACTACATTAGAACAAGGGCTCCAAGGGTTCTCCCAGAATTTTAGCCCTTGGGACCCAAGGTCTCTAATTATTACAGTTTAAGTACGTAAGATTTCTACATTATTACACAGATCATAGGGTTACcacatgagaaaaaaaattaaagcaagAAGCTTGGAGACTTGGAGGCCTAGAAAGAGATACATAAGCAATCAGAGACAATATATCCCTTATTATTCTGAGTTCTCATGAAAAGAGAAGCAAAGCAAATGGAAGGAAACTTTAGTATTGATGCTAAAGTAATGAAGATCAAATAATTAGATTGCAGGATAATATCAtgatcatgagagagagagagagagagagagagagagatgttcattattaagtttttttttggtaaatgttCATTATTAAGTTACTAACCCTAGTTATGAAGGTAGTAAAGCTAGCTCAATGAAAAAGCTAAATCATAAGCACAAAAATCATATAATGATCAGTGAGATTGCATGAGACACAAAGATGATAAAAGAGGGAAATAGTGTGGGTGCACATATCTCATGTGGTACCTTGGATGAAGTGTGTTCTTCACCACTTTCTGGCCGTACTTCCTCCATTTGTAACCATCATCAAGCACATCCACGTCGCTTAGGGTCTTGAAGCAAAACCTGGGTTCTCTCATCTTCCTTCTTGCCTtcaccttcttcatcttcatcccAGAAACTGTCAAGTGATCATCTTCCAAGTTTCTCTTACCGCTCATGTATTGATTCACTTCTCCCCATGGCCTGAAACCACCAATCCCAAACAAATTAAAActcatcaagagagagagagagagatgcatggATCCAGCATGATTGTTTCTTCTGATAATTTCTTGAAGTGGGTCGTTTGTAAGATAAGTATGCTCTAAGgagtttctttgttttctttattgaaTTGTTCATGTCTGAAGCACCTACAAAGAATTAAAAGGTCTAGTATGAATAAGAGAGATCCGTTTACCGCAGATTAGTTGTCGATCTTTGCACTGAAGGAGCTTCGAATTCACCCAGAAGAGAAGTAATATCTCGGTGCTTTGGAGCCATGGAAGATAGGTTTTCAGAGAGATTACAAGTGATATCGGGTCCCGTTGAAGAAGGGTTGCTACTGCTGAGTCTTAAAGACTGGTGACATCCCAATGAAGTAAAACTCCAGTTGGGAGGAGATGTGTAGAAACCCATCTGGGATGACATCTCTTGATCATCAAACAAGCCCTGGTTAAGCATAGCTTGAGACGTGGaggacatctctctctctctttctctctctgttttcctctcttcttgaaTGCTATGGTTTATGCTCTTATCTGTAGAAGTCTCAGAAGCCTTagcacttcttcttcttaatggtTTGGTCTGTTTCTTGACTTCTTCCTCTGTAACAGAGAACGGGGAGTAGACTTGGTCCTgaaaaaggaaaactttgtAACCCTTTCTCCCTAATCCCTATGGTAAGCATCACCACTGTAGGTccccattttctttctctttcccccaCCCTCCTTTTTCCCTGTAGAGGTTGATTTGCAAAGGTATTTATAagcacgagagagagagagagagttaaaagTGTTGGGTTCCAATTGAAAAGTTGAAAACAATAAATCCACACCCGATGTAACTCGATGAACCCACTTGATGGGGCTCATGTAAAATTCACCATTAAAAGTTGTCAGTTAAAGTAAAGGTTTTCTTGAAAAGTTATTTATAAGCACAAATTCGGAGAGAGCGGGATAGAGAGAATTAAAAGTGTTGGATTCCACGTGAAAGCAATAATTCCACATCTGATGTGAGTAATTCGATGATATTACTTGATGGGGCTAATGTAAAATTCACTTTTAAAAAATATCCCTCAAGGAAAAGGTGTTCGACTCAATATTAAGTTTTCACATAAGATTACTCACATTTGAtatgaaattattatttttacataaaaataaaaaaccaaatatAATGATATGTAGAAATGAGATGAGTACATAATAATGTAAGTGAAAATTACCTATCATTCTATAGGGTCGTCTTCTGGGGTAGCCTATCATTCTATAGGGTCATCTTCTGGGGTAGCGTATAAATATCACGCAATGATGCTCAATCTTTGGGGGCAAATCTGCCTCTCAGCTTCGGCGGTGAAGATATTATTATGATCTATATGAGAGGGGGCCATAATTGACTTTTGCTGTAAAGCTCCATTAAAAAAGCTTCTTACCTTTTTTCCAATTTCTTAATCAAACTTTTCTTTGGCTCTTTCACTCACCATTCTTCCTAGCTTCTTCTCAAATTCCAATAACAATCTGATACTAATATTTAAGTTCGTCTCCTTGAAATGTGATCTAATAGTGTATCTGATAACActgtttgaaatttgaaacacTGAAAAGTGAGACCCAAACATGCTCAAGTTCTCGAGAATGATCTTGCTTTTACAGTGTTTAGTGGGGTACCTTCCCATGTGTACCCCAATATAGATCTCAATCTCCTTTTCTCTTAACAACTAAATCTCAATTTCACAAACATGAAAATGTCACAAACAGTAAATCATTGATTAGTTTCTTTTGTCTTTCATTCATGGTGAAAAGTGAATACCCTTTTCTAAATTCCATACTTATGATGATTCTCTTTGATGATattcacttttttcttttttggcggTGGAGAAAAAAATGGTTGATGGATTAGCTAACATCAAAACCTCAACACCATACTTAAATCCTAAACTATAGAATATCAACCAacataatttattaaaaaaataagtaaatattgTCGGTGTGTACTTCCCTCTCATAGTCTTTTTGTTCTCTCTCCTTCACTCCTTGTCACTTTTCCTTTTCAttggaagaaggagaagaaagaagatattAAATCTGAGTTTGATAGTCATTCAAAAAACAATTTTTGgcgttttttctttttgtgggaataagaaaacaaaatcttcCGTTTGATGTCCAcaatttgtttttctgtttaaaaaaaatcggataaaaaaaaattcaaaaatgagAAATTTTGGAACGTGGTAATCATGTTCCAACATTTGAATTTTGTTCTAAAACGGAATTTtgacacaagaaaaacaaaaaaaaaaaatcgattttgacatgaaacgtcgTTTCGAGAACAATAGGTTGCATTTGACAGTCATTCTGTTCTAGAAACGACGTTTAtgtcaaaaacataattttcagtttctatgtcaaaatgcagttaaaaaaataataataataaaaaatggtgtttggtaaacctgtttcaagaacgattagttgttcactttttttgtatttggaacaaATCCAAAATGACAGAACAAGATTtcgttgttccatcattttgcgtcGCTAgcgttttttctttctttttccttttcgttaaatgaaaaacgaaaaaacaccaagttgacaccaaatgctttattccggtttttttttgttctcatagaacgaaaaaacgttagaaacattttttttaaatgactaccaaatgcaatagaaaattagaaaaaaaataaaaaaatctccttGAGACCAGGTTTGACCTGTAAGATGCCAACTTGGTAAGTCACCTAGAGTAAAGAAAACATGAAACCTGAATATTACCATCGAAGCAATCATAGCCTCATAACCTTTTCactcgaagaaggaaaaaaaagaagataccaATACAATTAaaggcagaaaaaaaaaatgattcgcCCTGACTAAACCTGGTTTTTGAACTTTTATAAATGTGCAATGTATACAGTATATATCTCTCTTCCTAACTTATATATCAACTTTATGATGGAGACTTAATTAATTCTCTATCCTTAACCTACCCAACTTGTCCCAATAACTCCTGAGGTGTTGATCTCAAAAAGTTGATTGGgttggaaaattttccttttccccGCTAATGGTGATAGTAATTCATAATATTaaacacacaaaaaaatattaaaatgtaGGAACTAAGTCCAACAGCTCAAGTTGGAAATTCATGTACCAATAGACATAATGACCTAAggatttaacaaattaaagaagCCCCACCATGTCCTTACCTGACTCTActgatgaagaaaaacttaacAATATCAATATAAAATAAGTTGTTTGCGGCTGGGTTCATTGAATTCTGTTTGTCATTCATTGATTTCTGTACTTTTCTTGAATATATAGCTCTCATGTATATCATACTTCTGAAAAATATGTATCATATGATATTTCTAGAAGTACAAGAAAATAGTTTCTTGTATATCTCAAGTTCTCAactatataaaataataataataataataaataaataaataaaattcattaatttacataaatcaatttttttatatagaaaaaatttccttcacATAGTCCCATCAAGAGAAGCTTATTCTAGTGTCCCTACCATTTAATACATTGTAGTTTGTGAAAATGGTTTATATTTGGAGGGAGGGGAGCGTGGTGCTTGCACCCAGACACAGGAGGGGATGAAAAGACCACTCTATCTGGATGAAATTTAAAATGATGCCCCCACCTGATGCTTCAATGTGAGTTCCCATTGGCCTATGCAAGGGCCACGCTTTCCCATAGGAAACACCTCCATCCCCTTGTAGCttgatattaaaattttatacaCACATTcttacttgaaaaaaaaataaaattatacacAATGTCCATTTAACGCATTGTCAATGTAATTGGAATTTGCTATGTACACAAGCCATCgatttaaacaattttttttttctttttatcttcatATAGGGAATATGCCATTATTAAAACATACTCAAGTTCCaggtaattaaaaaaattaatggcaattagaacaaaaataaatttctaataaagaaagagaattagACCAATTCGAGTCATGGAGGGTTGGCATATATAACCAATTAAGATAATTGGATAGATTATGAACTTTTTGATGTTCGTTTTAGTTCAAAGCTCAACTTCAATTATATAGCCTGCAATGTATTTCACTCTTATCaatcctttaattttttttacaatttaatTATTGAATGATCAATATTTCCCAAAAGGCTTCGGCTAACTGGATGTTAAGTAATGAGAAGtattagaaaatattttcagaaGAAAGACTAAcgtcaaaataataaaaaaaatttaaataataataataataataaacaaaacaaaacaaattaaaaaaaaaattatattttagatGGTAGTTgaaagtgaagtaaaattttGACATCTCTCTTTTTCACTCAAATCTAAATATTTGAGAATGATAGAGAACAACTTAGATGCTAAACATATTCATTGAGTGTTCAGTTTACACAATCATTATTAGCAATgattagaaatttttttattttattttatattttaagtttACATTACATTATTTTACTTCCAaccaaatagagaaaaaaattaaaagaaaaaaaaaatccacttttgattaatgaaatcatttcaatttgaaaaaaataaaaataaaaattgggggTCATAGATCTACCTGCTAGTGCTTTCTAAATTTCATTTACTTGTAATATATCAATCCCACTTAGTCCAGCCAAACTGCCAAGTTAAgattttctcaaaatatttcttcaaataagTTAGAATGTTGGAATGAATTTTCATTCACCCATGGAGCtagaaggaagaaccattggTGATATTCTGTCATTAACTCTCATGTGAAGATTGCATGTTTATGGAGAACCTAGTAGAAGACCATTTCCCTAATTAAATTTCACCTCTAAATCATAATAGCATATTAAGAATATCATCCTTTGATTTACGACcattaggatagcctagtggtggtagcttcggcttgtggagccggcatccaggggaggaggtcgtgggatcaaactctgtcgtacgcattgtgtgagtgtgcgTGTGTGTTTTCTCAtacccgtgggttgcccagatggttaaggcgaactggggattgtgtggattaggcacaGAGTCTcaagttcgattccccatctgtacatctgcgatttaagtggaaatCATGACGGTGGGTTGCGATACTAATCGTCTccctgaggattagtcgaggtgcccGCAAGCTGGttcggacaccttggttaaaaaaaaataataataaataaatccttTGATTTAACTCTTGTCCAACAATATCATAgaaatatatatctatatatatatatatatatatatataaagttttCACAAGCTTTGTTTTCTTGTAATCCTCTTATCAGAAGATGGGTGGAGGGAAATGAAAACTTAGCCAAAATTAAGGTTGAGAATAAAGGGAGAGGTAGCCATATTCCTAATGGTTGATGAGTAAATTATAAGAAATAATCAAAGAAAGTAGAAAGTTGAGACTTGCTTCCCCACCCCACTCTTTAATTTGGGTCTTTTTGTGTGAAAATTACGTCCTAACTTATGTTATATGATTATGTCACAACATCTCAATATTGCGTGTGGCTTAGCTATGCATGA contains the following coding sequences:
- the LOC122067004 gene encoding probable WRKY transcription factor 57, giving the protein MSSTSQAMLNQGLFDDQEMSSQMGFYTSPPNWSFTSLGCHQSLRLSSSNPSSTGPDITCNLSENLSSMAPKHRDITSLLGEFEAPSVQRSTTNLRPWGEVNQYMSGKRNLEDDHLTVSGMKMKKVKARRKMREPRFCFKTLSDVDVLDDGYKWRKYGQKVVKNTLHPRSYYRCTQDNCRVKKRVERFAEDPRMVITTYEGRHIHSPSHDMDDTEASSHINNFFW